Proteins from a genomic interval of Hippocampus zosterae strain Florida chromosome 14, ASM2543408v3, whole genome shotgun sequence:
- the lgals8a gene encoding galectin-8: MSVANAKLSVLKPVIPYTGSIPGGLHPGEIIIIQGTVPSNADRFQIDLSCGGSTRPPSDVALHFCPCFEGSPFVRCNSLLQEIWGQEEMMQQLPYKRGAPFETIILVREDAFKVAVNGAHLLEYKHRIPLNRINTCSVSGKVQVQAIGYIPNSGVHSETGDLSLPYKGSILKGLSPGQHITIKGQISMYPHSVTVNLCNSTTESIALHLNPRMKSSTFIRNSYLNESWGQEERELVFFPFSPGEYFEILLLCQAHQFKLAVNGLHLFEFKHRVQDLSTIDLLEIMGDLELMDVKLW, encoded by the exons ATGTCGGTGGCAAACGCGAAGCTTAGTGTCCTGAAACCG GTGATCCCATACACAGGATCAATACCTGGAGGCCTGCACCCCGGAGAGATCATCATCATCCAGGGCACTGTCCCTTCAAATGCTGACAG GTTTCAGATTGACCTTTCCTGCGGCGGCAGTACCAGGCCGCCTTCTGACGTGGCCCTGCACTTCTGCCCTTGTTTCGAGGGCTCGCCCTTCGTGCGATGCAACTCTTTGCTGCAGGAGATCTGGGGCCAAGAGGAGATGATGCAGCAACTGCCTTATAAACGCGGGGCCCCATTCGAGACCATCATCCTGGTGCGCGAGGACGCCTTCAAG GTAGCCGTAAACGGAGCTCACCTCCTGGAATACAAACATAGAATCCCACTAAATAGGATCAACACATGTTCTGTATCTGGGAAGGTCCAAGTGCAGGCTATAGGCTACATCCCAAACTCT GGAGTACACTCAGAGACTGGTGACTTG AGCCTCCCCTACAAAGGCAGTATCCTAAAAGGCCTGAGCCCTGGGCAGCACATAACCATCAAAGGACAGATCAGCATGTATCCACACAG CGTTACGGTGAACCTGTGCAACAGCACAACGGAGAGCATCGCTCTTCACCTCAACCCTCGCATGAAATCCAGCACGTTCATCAGGAACTCGTACCTGAATGAATCCTGGGGCCAGGAGGAGCGGGAGTTagtatttttccctttttcccCTGGAGAGTATTTTGAG ATTCTCCTACTCTGCCAGGCGCATCAGTTCAAGCTGGCAGTGAACGGCTTGCACTTGTTTGAGTTCAAACATCGGGTTCAGGACCTGAGCACTATCGACCTGCTGGAGATAATGGGAGACCTGGAGCTCATGGATGTCAAACTGTGGTGA